A single window of Archangium gephyra DNA harbors:
- a CDS encoding AMP-dependent synthetase/ligase, whose product MRAENRLATSEARNLVELLLQRAQSPTKVAASWKTGGRWEDVTWGRILEDVQALSAGLLAQGVKPGDRVAIFADTSLQWVVTDLAISAAQAITVPIYASNTPDEARYILHHSEASLVFVDHDEQTPRQAGRATRLRQKLAECPGVRKVVLFEGASTSDTELTLARLMEQGREAHTARPESFDERAREMKPEDVCCIIYTSGTTGDPKGVLLTHGNWAYEALGVKGVGAMAPTDSVLMFLPLAHSFGQVVKAAWLAMGFRMVFAESADKLLSNLVETRPTILPAVPRVFEKVYNGVVANGSAAHGVKGRLFRWAFSLFEEYVEAKTQGREPALVGLALARKLVFSKVRASLDEKLGGNMRLFVSGGAPLSRKIAWFFDLLGYKVLEGYGLTETSAASCVNPPERIKIGTVGPPLPGTEVKIAPDGEILLHGPGVMKGYYKNPEATAEVLEANGWFHTGDIGEVDVDGYVTITDRKKDLIVTSGGKNVSPQNLENTLKTFPLISQAVVHGDKRKYLVALVTVAEEPARKLLADKGVQAGSYAELCRQPVLRAAVQEVLDKVNAELPSYSTLKRFAVMEEDFSQETGELTPSLKVKRKHVSQKFKAVLDGLYDKDDRGL is encoded by the coding sequence ATGAGGGCGGAAAACCGGCTGGCCACCTCGGAGGCGCGCAACCTCGTCGAGCTGCTGCTCCAACGGGCGCAGTCTCCCACGAAGGTCGCCGCGAGCTGGAAGACGGGGGGGCGCTGGGAGGACGTCACCTGGGGACGCATCCTGGAGGACGTGCAGGCGCTGTCCGCCGGCCTCCTCGCCCAGGGCGTGAAGCCGGGAGACCGGGTGGCCATCTTCGCGGACACCAGCCTCCAGTGGGTGGTGACGGACCTGGCCATCTCCGCCGCCCAGGCCATCACCGTCCCCATCTACGCGTCCAACACGCCGGACGAGGCCCGCTACATCCTCCACCACTCCGAGGCGTCGCTCGTCTTCGTGGACCATGACGAGCAGACACCCAGGCAGGCGGGCCGCGCCACCCGCCTGCGGCAGAAGCTCGCGGAGTGTCCCGGCGTGCGCAAGGTGGTGCTCTTCGAGGGCGCCAGCACCAGCGACACGGAGCTGACGCTCGCTCGGTTGATGGAGCAGGGCCGCGAGGCGCACACCGCCCGCCCCGAGTCCTTCGACGAGCGGGCGCGCGAGATGAAGCCCGAGGACGTGTGCTGCATCATCTACACCTCGGGCACCACGGGAGACCCCAAGGGGGTGCTGCTCACCCACGGCAACTGGGCGTACGAGGCCCTCGGGGTGAAGGGCGTCGGGGCGATGGCGCCCACCGATTCGGTGTTGATGTTCCTGCCCCTGGCGCACTCCTTCGGGCAGGTGGTGAAGGCCGCGTGGCTGGCCATGGGCTTCCGCATGGTGTTCGCCGAGTCCGCGGACAAGCTGCTGAGCAACCTCGTGGAGACGCGTCCCACCATCCTCCCGGCGGTGCCGCGCGTCTTCGAGAAGGTCTACAACGGCGTGGTGGCCAACGGCTCCGCCGCGCACGGCGTGAAGGGCCGCCTGTTCCGTTGGGCCTTCTCGCTCTTCGAGGAGTACGTGGAGGCGAAGACGCAGGGGCGCGAGCCCGCCCTGGTGGGGCTGGCCCTGGCGCGCAAGCTGGTGTTCAGCAAGGTGCGCGCCTCGCTCGACGAGAAGCTGGGCGGCAACATGCGCCTGTTCGTCTCCGGCGGCGCGCCACTGTCCCGGAAGATCGCCTGGTTCTTCGATCTGCTCGGCTACAAGGTGCTGGAGGGCTACGGCCTCACCGAGACGTCCGCCGCCTCCTGCGTCAACCCGCCAGAGCGCATCAAGATTGGCACCGTGGGCCCGCCGCTGCCCGGCACCGAGGTGAAGATCGCCCCGGATGGGGAGATCCTCCTGCACGGCCCGGGGGTGATGAAGGGCTACTACAAGAACCCGGAGGCCACCGCCGAGGTGCTCGAGGCCAATGGCTGGTTCCACACCGGGGACATCGGCGAGGTGGACGTGGACGGCTACGTCACCATCACCGATCGCAAGAAGGACCTCATCGTCACCTCGGGCGGCAAGAACGTCTCGCCGCAGAACCTCGAGAACACGCTCAAGACGTTCCCCCTCATCAGCCAGGCGGTGGTCCACGGCGACAAGCGCAAGTACCTGGTGGCGCTCGTCACGGTGGCCGAGGAGCCCGCGCGCAAGCTGCTCGCCGACAAGGGCGTGCAGGCCGGGAGCTACGCGGAGCTGTGCCGCCAGCCGGTGCTCCGGGCCGCGGTGCAGGAGGTGCTCGACAAGGTGAACGCGGAGCTGCCGTCCTACAGCACCCTCAAGCGCTTCGCGGTGATGGAGGAGGACTTCAGCCAGGAGACGGGCGAGCTGACACCGAGCCTCAAGGTGAAGCGCAAGCACGTCAGCCAGAAGTTCAAGGCGGTGCTGGACGGGCTCTACGACAAGGACGATCGCGGACTCTGA
- a CDS encoding response regulator produces the protein MLVVDDDPDILEALSEILEAEGFEIRRARNGKEALERLEPDPPQLILLDLMMPVMDGWEFAQRMRQRPSVAGIPLIVLSADRNVGSKATDIGAVGHLAKPFELNDLLDMVRRSLSQAQASSAGR, from the coding sequence GTGCTGGTGGTCGATGACGACCCGGACATCCTCGAGGCCCTCTCGGAGATCCTCGAGGCCGAGGGCTTCGAGATCCGCCGCGCCCGCAATGGCAAGGAGGCCCTGGAGCGGCTCGAGCCGGATCCGCCCCAGCTCATCCTCCTGGACTTGATGATGCCGGTGATGGACGGCTGGGAGTTCGCCCAGCGCATGCGGCAGCGGCCCTCCGTGGCCGGCATCCCCCTCATCGTCCTCAGCGCGGATCGCAACGTGGGCAGCAAGGCCACGGACATTGGCGCGGTGGGCCACCTGGCCAAGCCCTTCGAGCTCAATGATCTGCTGGACATGGTCCGGCGCTCGCTCAGCCAGGCCCAGGCCTCCAGCGCCGGACGTTGA
- a CDS encoding twin-arginine translocase TatA/TatE family subunit, which yields MSHEGEWRQAAAGEDEPGFAILSRRGLVREVDGRMRGHLGVERLPESAGSLEELLEAVGFQRRPGVELWEHEGRLVRAGESPLEDGTRLVWTQPAEGDEEVVRRRVRYLGLASHDLRGSLANVRSYAALLLNGRIPLEPKAKRGLETILRNTDKALAFAQDFFDASRADLGMLACERERQALEPLLANAVEHHLEAAGTASVALSLELPGGSLPEVEVDAGRVQHAVEAFIRHHLLRAQPGEQLRIRARPDGGMLRVEVRRDGVPLTQEELALTFAREERAFREKKLEDPLRLALARQEVEALGGSVGVTADAGAPRSTLRSPSPSLPRRACRSESPHRHAGDPRPGGLSCPGLFPREFAMGLKMSEILLIMAVLLLLFGASRLPQLGSSLGSAIRNFKRGFGGEEPAPDEKKPTGTLASSGTVEKDATARSTSHQG from the coding sequence GTGAGTCACGAGGGGGAATGGAGGCAGGCGGCGGCCGGAGAGGACGAGCCTGGGTTCGCCATCCTTTCGCGGCGAGGCCTGGTGCGCGAGGTGGATGGCCGGATGCGGGGCCACCTGGGCGTGGAGCGGCTTCCCGAGAGCGCGGGCTCCCTGGAGGAGTTGCTGGAGGCGGTGGGCTTCCAGCGGCGGCCGGGCGTGGAGCTCTGGGAGCACGAGGGGCGGCTGGTGCGGGCGGGCGAGAGCCCCCTGGAGGACGGGACACGGCTGGTGTGGACGCAGCCCGCCGAGGGCGACGAGGAGGTGGTGCGCCGGCGGGTGCGCTACCTGGGGCTCGCCTCCCATGACTTGAGGGGCTCGCTGGCCAACGTGCGCTCGTACGCGGCCCTGCTGCTCAATGGCCGCATCCCCCTGGAGCCCAAGGCGAAGCGCGGGCTGGAGACCATCCTGCGCAACACGGACAAGGCCCTGGCCTTCGCCCAGGACTTCTTCGATGCCAGCCGGGCGGACCTCGGCATGCTGGCCTGCGAGCGGGAGAGGCAGGCGCTCGAGCCCCTGCTCGCCAACGCGGTGGAGCACCACCTGGAGGCGGCGGGCACGGCGAGCGTGGCGCTGAGCCTGGAGCTGCCGGGAGGCTCCCTGCCCGAGGTGGAGGTGGACGCGGGCCGTGTACAGCACGCCGTGGAGGCCTTCATCCGCCACCACCTGCTGCGGGCCCAGCCCGGGGAGCAGCTCCGGATCCGGGCCCGGCCGGACGGAGGGATGCTCCGGGTGGAGGTGCGGCGGGATGGCGTGCCCCTGACGCAGGAGGAGCTCGCCCTCACCTTCGCACGGGAGGAGCGCGCCTTCCGGGAGAAGAAGCTGGAGGATCCCCTGCGGCTGGCGCTGGCCCGGCAGGAGGTGGAGGCGCTCGGGGGCTCCGTGGGAGTGACGGCCGACGCGGGGGCACCACGCTCTACCTTACGCTCCCCATCGCCCTCGCTTCCTCGGCGGGCATGCAGGTCTGAGTCCCCCCATCGTCATGCTGGCGACCCGCGCCCCGGGGGGCTATCCTGCCCGGGCCTTTTCCCAAGGGAGTTCGCGATGGGTCTGAAGATGTCGGAGATTCTGCTGATCATGGCGGTGCTGCTGCTCCTGTTCGGAGCCTCGCGCCTGCCGCAGCTCGGCTCTTCGCTGGGGAGCGCCATCCGCAACTTCAAGCGCGGCTTCGGTGGCGAGGAGCCCGCGCCCGACGAGAAGAAGCCCACGGGCACGCTCGCCAGCAGCGGCACGGTGGAGAAGGACGCCACCGCCCGCAGCACCAGCCACCAGGGCTGA
- a CDS encoding SCP2 sterol-binding domain-containing protein, with amino-acid sequence MASAQDIIENDIPGVLKEKPELAKDINSVIHFNITGDNGGTWTLDCTKSEGWVTKGAEGSPKMTVTVSNDDFVKIRAKQLNAQMAAMQGKLKFKPMDMGLAMKLAKLLG; translated from the coding sequence ATGGCGAGCGCACAGGACATCATCGAGAACGACATTCCGGGCGTGCTGAAGGAGAAGCCGGAGCTGGCCAAGGACATCAACTCGGTCATCCACTTCAACATCACCGGCGACAACGGCGGCACCTGGACGCTGGACTGCACCAAGTCCGAGGGCTGGGTGACCAAGGGCGCCGAGGGCAGCCCGAAGATGACCGTCACCGTCAGCAACGACGACTTCGTGAAGATCCGCGCCAAGCAGCTCAACGCGCAGATGGCCGCCATGCAGGGCAAGCTCAAGTTCAAGCCGATGGACATGGGCCTCGCCATGAAGCTGGCGAAGCTGCTCGGCTAG
- the folE gene encoding GTP cyclohydrolase I: protein MKPDREAMAAAVRDFLRAAGLPLESDPNLVGTPERVAEAWGQFLDGYGRTPEEALGETFPGPPDSSGELVVVTDLRFQSMCPHHLLPFEGRAHVAYVPRSRVVGFGRLGALVDCFAHRLILQEDLARAVASSLARVLKSPATACIIEAEQSCLRIRGDRQRDARTHSEAYEGQLRKDGALRRELWTRLGTMRR from the coding sequence GTGAAACCCGACCGGGAGGCCATGGCCGCGGCTGTCCGGGACTTCTTGCGCGCGGCGGGCCTGCCCCTGGAGAGCGATCCCAACCTCGTGGGGACACCGGAGCGGGTGGCCGAGGCCTGGGGTCAATTCCTCGATGGCTACGGGCGCACGCCGGAGGAGGCGCTGGGGGAGACGTTCCCGGGACCGCCGGACTCGTCCGGGGAGTTGGTGGTGGTGACGGATCTGCGCTTCCAGTCCATGTGCCCGCACCACCTGTTGCCCTTCGAGGGCCGGGCGCACGTGGCCTACGTGCCGCGCTCGCGGGTGGTGGGCTTCGGCCGGCTGGGCGCGCTGGTGGACTGCTTCGCGCACCGGCTCATCCTCCAGGAGGACCTGGCGCGCGCGGTGGCCTCGTCGCTGGCGCGCGTGCTGAAGAGCCCGGCCACCGCCTGCATCATCGAGGCGGAGCAGTCCTGCCTGCGCATCCGGGGGGACCGGCAGCGCGATGCCCGGACGCACTCGGAGGCCTACGAGGGCCAGCTGCGCAAGGACGGAGCCCTGCGCCGTGAGCTGTGGACGCGCCTGGGCACCATGCGGCGTTGA
- a CDS encoding FAD-binding oxidoreductase, whose protein sequence is MTLPAEHTFPRVSPALLERAQAALEQVLSPGQVRRDAATLESYAEDESDSGVYPPDLVVFPENTEQVSAVFRTCQALGVPFTPCGARSGKSGGALPLLGGVAVSLERMNRILSVSGEDLTAVVQPGVITGDLMKAVEAQGLFYPPDPNSWEFCTMGGNVAENAGGPRALKYGVTRDYVIGLEWVLPGGEVLRVGRRTIKGVAGYDLVGLFVGSEGTLGVATEITLQLLPKPRHVKTALVIFDSVHTAARAITAVLKAGILPRTLELIDDVALQAVDGRGFNFPAGAGSAVIAEVDGNMEEGLFAELAWLGEICEQHGAREVLVAQDESQREKLWAVRRVVSTALRSLRPHKISEDIAVPRSRIPDIILALKKMGEELGLLVATYGHAGDGNLHANILYEGPYQRALVETAIRRMLELTVSMGGTITGEHGVGHAKREYLAMEQSEAVLELQRRLKGFFDPSGMLNPEKIFPAPKCS, encoded by the coding sequence ATGACCCTGCCCGCGGAGCATACCTTCCCCCGAGTTTCCCCCGCCCTCCTGGAGCGTGCGCAGGCCGCGCTGGAGCAGGTGCTCTCCCCAGGCCAGGTGCGCCGCGACGCGGCCACCCTGGAGAGCTACGCCGAGGACGAGTCCGACTCCGGCGTCTACCCGCCGGACCTGGTGGTCTTCCCCGAGAACACCGAACAGGTCTCCGCCGTGTTCCGCACCTGCCAGGCGCTCGGGGTGCCCTTCACGCCCTGCGGGGCGCGTAGTGGCAAGAGTGGCGGCGCGCTGCCCCTGCTGGGCGGCGTGGCGGTGAGCCTGGAGCGGATGAACCGCATCCTCTCCGTCTCCGGGGAGGACCTGACCGCGGTGGTGCAGCCGGGCGTCATCACGGGCGATCTGATGAAGGCCGTGGAGGCGCAGGGCCTCTTCTATCCGCCGGACCCCAACTCGTGGGAGTTCTGCACGATGGGGGGCAACGTGGCGGAGAACGCCGGAGGCCCCCGGGCGCTCAAGTACGGGGTTACCCGCGACTACGTCATCGGCCTGGAGTGGGTGCTGCCTGGCGGCGAGGTGCTCCGCGTGGGCCGCCGCACCATCAAGGGCGTGGCCGGCTACGATCTGGTGGGCCTCTTCGTGGGCTCGGAGGGCACGCTCGGGGTGGCCACGGAGATCACCCTCCAGCTCCTCCCCAAGCCCCGGCACGTGAAGACGGCCCTGGTCATCTTCGACTCGGTGCACACCGCCGCACGTGCCATCACCGCCGTGCTGAAGGCCGGCATCCTCCCGCGCACCCTCGAGCTCATCGACGACGTGGCGCTCCAGGCCGTGGATGGAAGGGGCTTCAACTTTCCGGCGGGCGCCGGCTCGGCCGTCATCGCCGAGGTGGACGGCAACATGGAGGAGGGCCTGTTCGCCGAGCTCGCCTGGCTGGGTGAAATCTGTGAGCAGCACGGCGCCCGGGAAGTGCTCGTGGCCCAGGACGAGTCCCAGCGCGAGAAGCTCTGGGCGGTGCGCCGGGTGGTGTCCACCGCCTTGCGCTCCCTGCGTCCGCACAAGATCTCGGAGGACATCGCGGTACCCCGGTCCCGTATTCCCGACATCATCCTGGCCTTGAAGAAAATGGGGGAGGAGCTGGGGTTGCTCGTGGCCACGTACGGCCACGCGGGGGATGGCAACCTGCACGCCAACATCCTCTACGAGGGCCCGTACCAGCGCGCCCTCGTGGAGACGGCCATCCGGCGCATGTTGGAGCTGACCGTCTCCATGGGTGGCACCATCACGGGCGAGCATGGGGTGGGTCACGCCAAACGGGAATATCTGGCCATGGAGCAATCCGAGGCCGTGCTGGAGCTGCAGCGCCGGTTGAAGGGCTTCTTCGACCCTTCAGGAATGCTCAACCCCGAGAAAATCTTTCCCGCGCCCAAGTGTTCTTAG
- a CDS encoding metal ABC transporter substrate-binding protein, protein MSPFRFFVALNAVLLGLLSLPARADLKVVTTLPDLAAITKAVGGEHVQVTSLALPTQDPHFVDARPSLALEVNRADLLIAIGLELEVGWLPALQNGARNTRILTGSPGYLEAAQFVRTLEVPTTRVDRSQGDVHAGGNPHFLYDPRAALLVARGITDRMASLDAKNAAAYRANLEKFTAELEKARAGWEQRLAGLKGTPVVAYHRTTAYLANWLGFEVIAYLEPKPGIPPNPAHVAQVLTQARQRKARFVLQEDYYPTTTSKLVASKIPAPVVLFTSGTDFRGGQTYLQHLEDLMTRLEKGLKGEGT, encoded by the coding sequence ATGAGCCCCTTTCGATTCTTCGTGGCCCTGAACGCCGTCCTCCTGGGCCTGCTGTCCCTTCCCGCCCGTGCCGACCTCAAGGTGGTCACCACGCTGCCGGACCTCGCCGCCATCACCAAGGCCGTGGGCGGCGAGCACGTGCAGGTGACCTCGCTCGCCCTGCCCACGCAGGATCCGCACTTCGTGGACGCCCGGCCCAGCCTGGCCCTGGAGGTCAACCGCGCGGACCTGCTGATCGCCATCGGCCTGGAGCTGGAGGTGGGCTGGCTGCCCGCGCTCCAGAACGGCGCCCGCAACACCCGCATCCTCACCGGCAGCCCGGGCTACCTCGAGGCCGCCCAGTTCGTACGCACGCTCGAGGTCCCCACCACCCGCGTGGATCGCAGCCAGGGAGACGTGCACGCCGGAGGCAACCCGCACTTCCTCTATGACCCGAGGGCCGCGCTGCTGGTGGCCCGGGGCATCACCGACCGCATGGCCTCCCTGGACGCGAAGAACGCGGCGGCCTACCGCGCCAACCTGGAGAAGTTCACCGCGGAGCTGGAGAAGGCGCGCGCGGGCTGGGAGCAGCGGCTGGCCGGACTCAAGGGCACGCCCGTGGTGGCCTACCACCGGACGACCGCGTACCTGGCCAACTGGCTGGGCTTCGAGGTCATCGCCTACCTCGAGCCCAAGCCCGGCATCCCGCCCAACCCCGCCCACGTGGCCCAGGTGCTGACGCAGGCGCGCCAGCGCAAGGCCCGCTTCGTCCTCCAGGAGGACTACTACCCCACCACCACCTCCAAGCTGGTGGCGAGCAAGATTCCCGCGCCCGTCGTCCTCTTCACCTCGGGCACCGACTTCCGCG
- a CDS encoding CaiB/BaiF CoA transferase family protein, producing MNTLPLSGLKVLDLSRLLPGPYATLVLADLGATVDKVEDPQGGDYLRQMAPLRDDESALFYGLNRNKRSLTLDLKAPEAREAFKRLVRGYDVLVESFRPGVMDKLGLGWSVLHAENPRLVYCAISGYGQTGPDRLKAGHDLNYAARAGVLGYGGEADGAPAFPGVQLGDIGGGSLFALVGLLAALHERERTGQGRFVDVSMTDGATAFLHMHLAARLFMGEQGQPLRRGKETLNGGFACYGLYRTSDDRYLSVGALEPKFLAGVCQVLGRPDLLAEAYDTGEAGARVKAEFSRIFAEHPLAYWTERFAGSDVCVEPVLEGDEVLADPQLRARNLFVESEDTQRGRRVTHLLTPLRLGETPLRPPPALGQHSHKILSEAGFSSEEVERLVK from the coding sequence ATGAACACGCTTCCCCTGTCCGGACTCAAGGTCCTGGATCTCTCCCGTCTTCTGCCCGGCCCCTACGCCACGCTGGTGCTCGCCGATCTCGGCGCCACGGTGGACAAGGTCGAGGATCCCCAGGGCGGTGACTACCTCCGCCAGATGGCCCCGCTGCGCGACGACGAGAGCGCGCTCTTCTACGGGCTCAACCGCAACAAGCGCTCGCTGACGTTGGACCTCAAGGCCCCCGAGGCGCGCGAGGCCTTCAAGCGCCTGGTGCGCGGCTACGACGTGCTGGTGGAGAGCTTCCGGCCCGGCGTCATGGACAAGCTGGGCCTGGGCTGGAGCGTGCTGCACGCGGAGAACCCGCGGCTCGTCTACTGCGCCATCTCCGGCTACGGGCAGACGGGGCCGGACCGGCTCAAGGCGGGGCATGATCTCAACTACGCGGCGCGCGCGGGCGTGCTCGGCTACGGCGGCGAGGCGGACGGCGCACCGGCCTTCCCCGGCGTGCAGCTGGGCGACATCGGCGGCGGCAGCCTCTTCGCGCTGGTGGGCCTCCTGGCGGCGCTGCACGAGCGCGAGCGCACCGGACAGGGCCGCTTCGTGGACGTGTCCATGACGGATGGCGCCACGGCCTTCCTCCACATGCACCTGGCCGCGCGGCTCTTCATGGGCGAGCAGGGCCAGCCCTTGCGCCGCGGCAAGGAGACGCTCAATGGCGGCTTCGCCTGCTACGGGCTGTACCGCACGAGCGATGACCGCTACCTGTCCGTGGGCGCGCTGGAGCCCAAGTTCCTCGCCGGGGTGTGTCAGGTGTTGGGACGGCCGGACCTGCTCGCGGAGGCGTATGACACCGGCGAGGCCGGCGCGCGCGTGAAGGCGGAGTTCTCCCGCATCTTCGCCGAGCATCCCCTGGCGTATTGGACGGAGCGCTTCGCGGGCTCGGATGTGTGTGTCGAACCCGTACTCGAAGGCGACGAAGTGCTGGCGGATCCCCAGCTCCGCGCCCGGAATCTGTTCGTGGAGTCTGAAGACACCCAACGTGGGAGAAGAGTGACCCACCTCCTCACGCCGCTGCGCCTGGGCGAGACGCCTTTGCGTCCTCCCCCGGCTCTTGGACAGCACTCACATAAAATTCTCTCCGAGGCAGGCTTTAGCTCGGAAGAAGTTGAAAGACTGGTCAAATAG
- a CDS encoding Rieske (2Fe-2S) protein: MDGQGEEHFIPVARLSDLDERGRAVVRVGEEWVALVQVEGRLHAVQQACPHRGGPLSEGDQDGCLLYCPLHAWAFDVRTGDSPTHPGARVRIYAVRVIGDEIQVAASGRLPVP; the protein is encoded by the coding sequence ATGGATGGACAGGGCGAGGAGCACTTCATTCCCGTGGCGCGCCTGTCGGACCTGGACGAGCGGGGCCGGGCGGTAGTGCGGGTAGGGGAGGAGTGGGTGGCCCTGGTCCAGGTGGAGGGACGGCTGCATGCGGTGCAGCAGGCCTGTCCCCACCGGGGAGGCCCCTTGTCGGAGGGGGACCAGGACGGGTGCCTTCTCTACTGTCCCCTTCATGCCTGGGCCTTCGACGTCCGCACGGGCGACAGCCCCACGCATCCGGGCGCTCGCGTGCGCATCTACGCGGTACGGGTCATTGGAGACGAGATTCAGGTGGCGGCTTCGGGTAGGTTGCCCGTCCCCTGA
- a CDS encoding zinc-regulated TonB-dependent outer membrane receptor codes for MSPTSCRLAGLAVCLSFCLSPFTSASAQTPPDTATPAQEQEPAQEPGLSPEDLKDIEEALGQDAAAATQAGTQPPATPPPPASSSGVTLSPSNLDFHGLNIAFILDVAAAAFTSKEPLQTGGHDPSVNGFNLQQLELSINTAVDPYFRFDSNIVFSQFGVEIEEAYATTTNLPGNLQVRAGQFLTRFGRINPTHPHAWEFVDQPFAIGRVFGGEGNRGLGVEASWLTPLPWYVEVLGSVTDATGESTARSFLGADLGGVTSPFDFQFTGMVKQFFPLSDDLSLLWGLSAADGPNPTGYRNRTDVFGTDVYLKYRPLSGNSFTTVALQAELLYRRRQVPEDVLSDLNGYAQLSWRFDQRWAVAGRYELGTPAYRRNGGLADDPLDAEWSDNRQRLSANVTFWPTEFSRLRLQGATDLAGWRERPDSSVFLALEVVMGAHGAHAF; via the coding sequence GTGTCCCCCACGTCGTGCCGGCTCGCCGGCCTCGCTGTCTGCCTGTCGTTCTGTCTGTCCCCCTTCACGTCCGCTTCGGCCCAGACGCCGCCGGACACGGCCACGCCCGCCCAGGAGCAGGAGCCCGCGCAAGAGCCGGGCCTGTCTCCCGAGGACTTGAAGGACATCGAGGAGGCGCTCGGCCAGGATGCCGCCGCGGCCACCCAGGCGGGCACGCAGCCTCCCGCCACCCCTCCCCCACCCGCGTCCTCCAGCGGCGTGACGCTCAGCCCGAGCAACCTCGACTTCCACGGGCTGAACATCGCCTTCATCCTGGACGTGGCCGCCGCCGCCTTCACCTCCAAGGAGCCGCTGCAGACGGGCGGGCATGATCCCTCCGTCAACGGCTTCAACCTCCAGCAGCTGGAGCTGTCCATCAACACGGCGGTGGACCCGTACTTCCGCTTCGACAGCAACATCGTCTTCAGCCAGTTCGGCGTGGAGATCGAGGAGGCGTACGCCACCACGACGAACCTGCCGGGCAACCTCCAGGTGCGCGCCGGCCAGTTCCTCACCCGCTTCGGCCGCATCAACCCCACGCACCCGCACGCGTGGGAGTTCGTGGACCAGCCCTTCGCCATCGGCCGCGTCTTCGGCGGCGAGGGCAACCGGGGGCTCGGCGTGGAGGCCTCCTGGCTCACCCCGCTGCCCTGGTACGTGGAGGTGCTCGGCTCCGTCACCGACGCCACCGGCGAGTCCACCGCGCGCAGCTTCCTGGGCGCCGACCTGGGCGGAGTCACCTCGCCCTTCGACTTCCAGTTCACCGGCATGGTGAAGCAGTTCTTCCCCCTGTCGGATGACCTGTCGCTGCTGTGGGGCCTGTCCGCCGCGGATGGCCCCAACCCCACCGGCTACCGCAACCGCACCGACGTGTTCGGCACGGACGTGTACCTCAAGTACCGGCCCCTCTCCGGCAACAGCTTCACCACGGTGGCCCTCCAGGCCGAGCTCCTCTACCGCCGCCGCCAGGTCCCCGAGGACGTGCTGTCGGACCTCAACGGCTATGCCCAGCTGTCCTGGCGCTTCGACCAGCGCTGGGCCGTCGCCGGCCGCTACGAGCTCGGCACCCCGGCCTACCGGCGCAACGGCGGCCTCGCGGACGATCCCCTCGACGCCGAGTGGAGCGACAACCGCCAGCGCCTCTCCGCCAACGTCACCTTCTGGCCCACCGAGTTCTCCCGCCTGCGCCTGCAGGGCGCCACGGACCTCGCCGGCTGGCGCGAGCGTCCGGACTCCTCGGTCTTCCTCGCACTCGAAGTGGTGATGGGCGCTCACGGCGCCCACGCTTTCTAA
- a CDS encoding sigma-70 family RNA polymerase sigma factor — translation MANRTMKYGAEGLSHYLRHLGDHSQLTREQEYELAGRARKGDESARQTLAQSNLAFVVAVAKKFSNRGARLDDLIQEGNVGLMKAIEHFDPKKNVRFATYAVWWIRAYITRYLKDNRSQVRGGEAERGSMTDFSLDASIDEEGETTFLDRLEDGGPSPQQVFLAREQNEEVQEALAKVRKRIGDLGWDILQERLTQDKPRTLEELGQRWGVSRERVRQVELKTKNFLERYLAAFNQDEEQQQDSSSADAA, via the coding sequence ATGGCGAACAGGACGATGAAGTACGGCGCCGAGGGCCTGTCGCACTACCTGCGTCACCTCGGGGATCATTCGCAGTTGACCCGAGAGCAGGAGTACGAGCTGGCCGGGCGCGCCCGCAAGGGCGATGAGTCGGCGCGACAGACGCTCGCGCAGTCCAATCTGGCTTTCGTGGTGGCGGTGGCGAAGAAATTCTCCAACCGCGGTGCCCGGCTGGATGACCTCATCCAGGAAGGCAATGTGGGTCTGATGAAGGCCATCGAGCACTTCGACCCCAAGAAGAACGTGCGGTTCGCCACCTACGCGGTGTGGTGGATTCGCGCCTACATCACCCGCTACCTCAAGGACAACCGCAGCCAGGTGCGCGGCGGTGAGGCCGAGCGCGGCAGCATGACGGACTTCTCGCTGGACGCGAGCATCGACGAGGAAGGCGAGACGACCTTCCTGGATCGCCTGGAGGACGGGGGCCCCTCGCCTCAGCAGGTGTTCCTGGCGCGCGAGCAGAACGAGGAGGTGCAGGAGGCGCTGGCCAAGGTGCGCAAGCGCATTGGCGACCTGGGGTGGGACATCCTCCAGGAGCGGCTCACGCAGGACAAGCCGCGCACGCTGGAGGAGCTGGGCCAGCGCTGGGGCGTGTCGCGCGAGCGCGTGCGGCAGGTGGAGCTCAAGACGAAGAACTTCCTCGAGCGCTACCTGGCGGCCTTCAATCAGGACGAGGAGCAGCAGCAGGACTCCTCTTCCGCCGACGCCGCCTGA